In a genomic window of Pelecanus crispus isolate bPelCri1 chromosome 1, bPelCri1.pri, whole genome shotgun sequence:
- the LOC104031050 gene encoding potassium voltage-gated channel subfamily A member 1, protein MTVMAGENMDETSALPGHPQDSYQPAAHDDHECCERVVINIAGLRFETQLKTLAQFPNTLLGNPKKRMRYFDPLRNEYFFDRNRPSFDAILYYYQSGGRLRRPVNVPLDMFSEEIKFYELGEEAMEKFREDEGFIKDEERPLPEGEYQRQVWLLFEYPESSGPARVIAIVSVMVILISIVIFCLETLPELKEDKEYTVHRTDNTTQVYKSNIFTDPFFVVETLCIIWFSFELVVRFFACPSKTEFFKNIMNFIDIVAIIPYFITLGTEMAEREGTQKGEQATSLAILRVIRLVRVFRIFKLSRHSKGLQILGQTLKASMRELGLLIFFLFIGVILFSSAVYFAEAEEPESHFTSIPDAFWWAVVSMTTVGYGDMYPVTIGGKIVGSLCAIAGVLTIALPVPVIVSNFNYFYHRETEGEEQAQLLHVSSPNLASDSDLSRRSSSTISKSEYMEIEEDMNNSIDNFREANLRTGNCPVANQNCVNKSKLLTDV, encoded by the coding sequence ATGACCGTGATGGCTGGAGAGAACATGGATGAGACTTCTGCACTACCTGGCCACCCCCAGGATAGCTACCAGCCCGCTGCCCATGATGACCATGAGTGCTGTGAGCGCGTAGTGATAAACATTGCTGGACTACGCTTTGAGACACAGCTGAAGACCTTAGCCCAGTTCCCCAACACTCTGCTGGGCAACCCCAAGAAGCGCATGCGGTACTTTGACCCCTTGCGCAATGAGTACTTCTTTGACCGGAATCGGCCCAGCTTTGATGCCATCCTCTACTACTACCAGTCTGGGGGGCGGCTTCGCCGGCCAGTCAATGTGCCCTTGGACATGTTCTCTGAGGAGATCAAATTTTATGAGCTGGGTGAGGAGGCCATGGAGAAGTTCCGGGAAGATGAAGGATTCATCAAAGATGAGGAGAGACCCTTGCCGGAGGGGGAGTACCAGCGCCAAGTATGGCTCCTCTTTGAATACCCAGAGAGCTCTGGGCCTGCAAGGGTCATTGCAATAGTCTCTGTCATGGTGATCCTCATCTCCATCGTGATCTTCTGCCTAGAGACATTACCTGAGCTGAAGGAGGACAAGGAGTATACAGTGCATCGCACTGACAACACCACCCAGGTCTACAAATCCAACATCTTCACAGATCCCTTCTTTGTTGTGGAGACCCTGTGCATCATCTGGTTCTCCTTTGAGCTGGTGGTACGCTTCTTTGCTTGCCCCAGCAAGACTGAATTCTTCAAGAATATCATGAACTTCATTGACATTGTGGCCATCATCCCTTACTTCATCACCCTGGGCACCGAGATGGCTGAGCGGGAGGGGACTCAGAAAGGAGAGCAGGCCACCTCCTTGGCCATCCTGAGAGTCATCAGACTGGTAAGAGTCTTTCGAATCTTCAAACTCTCCCGGCACTCTAAGGGCCTCCAGATTTTGGGACAGACCCTCAAAGCAAGTATGAGAGAGCTAGGTTTACtaatcttcttcctcttcattggGGTGATCTTGTTCTCTAGTGCGGTATATTTTGCTGAGGCTGAAGAACCTGAGTCTCATTTCACAAGTATCCCTGATGCTTTCTGGTGGGCGGTGGTATCCATGACCACTGTGGGCTATGGTGACATGTACCCTGTGACAATTGGAGGCAAAATCGTAGGCTCCTTGTGTGCCATCGCTGGTGTGCTGACAATTGCCCTGCCTGTACCTGTCATCGTGTCCAACTTCAACTACTTCTACCACCGAGAAACAGAAGGGGAAGAACAGGCTCAGTTACTTCACGTTAGCTCCCCTAATTTAGCATCTGACAGTGATCTCAGTCGCCGCAGCTCCTCCACAATCAGCAAATCTGAGTACATGGAAATCGAAGAGGATATGAATAATAGCATAGACAATTTTAGAGAGGCTAATCTCAGAACTGGCAACTGCCCTGTAGCCAACCAAAACTGCGTTAATAAAAGCAAGCTGCTGACTGAtgtgtaa